From candidate division WOR-3 bacterium, a single genomic window includes:
- a CDS encoding prepilin-type N-terminal cleavage/methylation domain-containing protein, protein MRNNKGFTLIELLVVILIIGILLALMIPNFVLFQERARRTSVKNNMHVVQTALEAYAVDHYGVYPSDAVSWAPDDPTGICVYFPGGDVFVNMDGEVIPGKFPVNPYNNRRYNDEELGNTDLDYETHYGALEFRGQNAITRGAEDDCYYLDQAMDFAGGIAIATWLNENNNALPTEYGIFGYGRDPVQPIYDLDPTADDPADPTYWNFFVLHN, encoded by the coding sequence ATGCGTAATAACAAGGGATTTACATTAATCGAGCTCTTAGTGGTGATCTTAATTATCGGTATCTTATTGGCGTTGATGATTCCGAACTTTGTCTTGTTCCAGGAGAGAGCACGCCGCACCAGCGTCAAGAATAATATGCATGTGGTTCAGACGGCACTTGAGGCGTATGCTGTTGACCACTATGGTGTTTACCCGTCCGATGCGGTAAGTTGGGCCCCTGACGATCCTACTGGTATTTGTGTTTACTTCCCGGGCGGTGATGTTTTCGTAAATATGGACGGAGAAGTAATACCTGGAAAGTTCCCAGTGAATCCGTATAATAACAGGCGATATAATGACGAGGAGTTAGGCAATACTGACTTAGACTACGAGACTCATTATGGTGCACTTGAGTTCCGTGGTCAGAATGCAATTACTCGTGGCGCGGAAGATGATTGCTATTATTTAGACCAGGCTATGGACTTTGCCGGCGGTATTGCGATTGCCACCTGGTTAAATGAGAATAATAATGCTTTACCAACCGAGTATGGTATCTTTGGTTATGGCCGTGATCCAGTACAACCAATCTACGATTTGGATCCGACCGCTGATGATCCAGCAGATCCGACATATTGGAATTTCTTTGTCCTCCACAACTAA